GATACCCGACCGCATTGGTGAGATCCCCCGCGACAGGACGGTCGGCATATTTTGCAGTGCGGGCACTAGGTCGGCCATCGTGTACGCATACCTATGCTCGAAGGGATACGAGAATGTACACATCGCCCTCGGTGGTTACGACGCCATCACGAACCTATTATTACCCGGAAGGGTGCTAAAGCATATAGAGACGAAAAAAAGGTCCTGAGATAAGGAAGTCCCCATGCTGAAAATTGCCGGAGTCTCTCTTATATTTTTCGCTTTAGCCGTTTTAATGACTATGACCGGGCGGGGCGGCGGCAACTTCTATGTCCTTACTCTTGTGCTCGCGGGGTTACCCATGCACGAGGCAGCGACAACGGGCCAGTTCGTACTCTTTACAACAGCGGCGGCAGCAACGCTTATTTTTAAAAAGGGAAAAGCCCTCTCAGTGCCGCTTGCATTGTTTCTCGCCGCTTTAACGGCGAGCATGGCTTTTACTGGCGGTTTTCTGGCTCACCTTTTCAGCGGCAGAGAATTGAAAATCGTTTTTTCGATTTTATTGGCCCTTGCAGGGACAGCAATGTTTTTCACAGTAGAGGAAAACAAAAAGAAGCCGAATCCGAGGCGGGGATACTGGAATTTAAAATCAGGCAAGGAGCTTTTTGTCATAAATCTGTGGTTGGCTGTGCCCCTTGCAATGGCTACAGGCTTTTTTGCGGGGATG
The DNA window shown above is from Candidatus Lernaella stagnicola and carries:
- a CDS encoding rhodanese-like domain-containing protein, producing MDHVLQTMTFEFFGAGKHKIEMEKLLTMGEAIFLDVRGVPEVESVQLRLEHHIEVQQIPIDEIPDRIGEIPRDRTVGIFCSAGTRSAIVYAYLCSKGYENVHIALGGYDAITNLLLPGRVLKHIETKKRS
- a CDS encoding sulfite exporter TauE/SafE family protein, with translation MLKIAGVSLIFFALAVLMTMTGRGGGNFYVLTLVLAGLPMHEAATTGQFVLFTTAAAATLIFKKGKALSVPLALFLAALTASMAFTGGFLAHLFSGRELKIVFSILLALAGTAMFFTVEENKKKPNPRRGYWNLKSGKELFVINLWLAVPLAMATGFFAGM